From a single Helicoverpa armigera isolate CAAS_96S chromosome 7, ASM3070526v1, whole genome shotgun sequence genomic region:
- the LOC135117152 gene encoding uncharacterized protein LOC135117152: MYLGWAVPAAFLDFSQRLTILTFCKYVDLLRRRLKIINNYLKAFTDECDGDTVTVFTLRSRTNKTTQTINFIGHASDNNTKIRDLARMYGMIGQACSMVNKIFNFQILTVLFNSFIFIITIMWISLVMYRNSSDNLGLYINVVLSFFCWICYLLFITITCQRLVSLRNNTKILLNKIVMNYDLPTTMRDQAKAFMQLVEAYPLRIHVYDMFSIDISLMLKFISVATTYLIVVIQIFNFF; the protein is encoded by the coding sequence TTCCTAGACTTTAGTCAAAGATTGACAATCctaacattttgtaaatatgttgaCTTGTTAAGACGCAGGCTGAAGATCATTAACAACTATTTAAAAGCATTTACGGATGAATGCGATGGAGATACTGTAACAGTTTTTACATTAAGATCTCGAACTAACAAAACAACACAGACAATCAATTTCATTGGCCATGCATCAgataataatactaaaatacGTGATTTGGCTAGGATGTACGGCATGATTGGTCAAGCTTGTTCTATGGTCAACAAAATTTTTAACTTTCAGATTCTCACTGTACtgtttaattcttttattttcatcattactATCATGTGGATAAGCCTCGTTATGTACCGGAATTCAAGTGATAACTTGGGTTTGTacataaatgttgttttatcatttttttgttgGATTTGTTACTTACTGTTCATCACAATTACATGCCAGCGTTTGGTTTCATTACGCAATAACACAAAAATTCTACTGAATAAAATCGTCATGAACTATGATCTGCCGACGACAATGAGAGATCAAGCTAAAGCGTTTATGCAACTCGTGGAGGCCTATCCGTTGCGTATCCACGTTTACGATATGTTTTCAATAGACATTTCGCTGATGTTGAAGTTTATAAGTGTAGCCACAACTTACTTAATTGttgttattcaaatatttaacttcTTTTAA